DNA sequence from the Armigeres subalbatus isolate Guangzhou_Male chromosome 1, GZ_Asu_2, whole genome shotgun sequence genome:
ctttctaattttatcaaagcaagttcttcccccgaatattttaaaagtggatttttgacagcactctaaaaaatcgattgtgtgtcaataacaacaataatttaaggactgtcatacatcagtaaaattaaatactatatttcttagagagaaGGCAAAGTACATGCTGATGGGTGGAACCGAGTGCGtcagggcccgcctggggagCAGtatcttcgaggtggtcgagaatATTTTAGTCGTGAAATAGGATGGCGCattatctgtggaagtcggaccTATTATGGGCTCTATGTATCATGCACAAGACCAATGTTCGTCTACGAATATAAAAATTGGACCATGCTCAAGGAGATTTTACCAGCTTCATAATAACAAGAGATGTAAGTCCTATGTCAAAACCATTAGTTCACACAATGCTATGAAAGTGAAATTGTCATGATTTtacgtaaaaaaatatacacttcATAATCGTGACCAACAGATTTTTTACTGTAGATAAGATTCAAATCACTATCAAAAGGTCTTCACTCTAAATTACCAATCTCTTCGTTGTAGCCGTTATAAATAAGATTGATAGGCTCCCTGAAACCATCAGTTCAATTGTTCCTCCAGTCGGCTATCACGCTCGGGAAGTGTCGTACCCAACAAATTTATTGCGCTTATCATGTCTGTGGATACCATCATCGAGAAAATTAAGGCGCGCTTGGCAGCCGTTGATCCGAATGGGCCCCGCAAGGTAGTGGGCGTGTTCCAGCTGAACATCAAGACCGATTCCGATGTCAAGCAATATAGTGAGTTGCCTAAATTCGGGTGTGGCCGAAGTGCATAGTTTGCTAATTAGTGATGCCATTTTTTTGTAGTTCTTGATCTGAAGCAATTGAAGGTCGATACGGGAGTTAGTCCTAGCCCGGATGCCACTCTCACTGTCGGATTGGAGGATATGCTGGCCATCAGCGCGAAAACATTGTCCAGTAGCGATGCTGTGAAGGATGGTAAGATTGAGATCACCGGAGATCTCGAACTGGCTGCCAAGTTGAGCGGAGGGTTGGGTTAAATTTGGGTGGATTTTACCATGTGAATAAGCTAAATGTGATCcgagatgattttattattatttattggtAGTGTTGGAAAAAGTTCCAAATTTCAAAACATATTGTAGATTCAAATCAGCTGCTAGTAAAACAATCGAACAAAAAATCTTTAACTCATTTGTTATTTTAGATAATTCTTCCCTATTTCCGGTTCGACAATGAAACTACTGAAACTGTTAGTTTATGACTTAATCTGAAACAAATTGGTAACCTTAAAATTATCGTAGGTTTATTTGAGCCTTTTCAGACTACGAGTCTTATCTCGTGATAAATGAATATTGATTGATATGAAACGAAATTCCCAGTGAATATTAGATAGTCGTAAATCGGATTCAGTACCTAAAGTAAAGGAAAATTTCTCAGACATACAGTGGATAGACCTTCAGTGCGGTAATACAGATtacaataaaacaatttttagtgTCATAGTGTCAGTTTATTGTCAACcaatgttttactttttagaTCGGGGAATGCAACTTCCGCCTAATCGTCTAAACCATGGCAGTGACATGATGTCGACAATATGTGAGGAAGAAGAATTGTGTGATAGCTGACTGGATGGACTCATTTGCaacgttttttaatttggcACAGACTGGAGTTACCGAATAATATGTTTCATATATTTGGCGTACAAAAGCATGCCTTATATACTGTTATAGTAACCACTTGAAGAGTACCGAGtcggttttcgtgagggcctaAAAACGATGGAGTACAACTTGAAATCACAAAATATGGCTATCCGGCGGAACTAATACGGCGGATCCGTGTAACGCTGGGTAGATCGATCATTGAGATTGTGGATGAGATTGTGACGTGTGATGATAATGTTACCTGCGAGGTGAAAAACGTGAGTAACATCGAGCAACCAAGTAGCACTATTTAAGTGGAAGGAGTGATGAGGATCAGCCTTCTGATGATCCAGAACGGCATGCCGTATTTGACGACGTGGATTATGAACTGCCTGCAGATAGCAAGCTTGTGTTGAGCCATTACAAAGGGAAAATCTTACAGTGGATGAAGTAATTAGGCtttctgatcactctacctttGTAGACGAGAGATGTGTCATTTGCGAACAGAGACAGGGTGTCGCCTTCTAGAGGTTCTGGAATAACTGAGGTGTATATGTTAAATAGCAGTGGCTTGAGATATTGCCCTGGGGAATGCTTGTGATGCCGTGTACATTGGAAATCGCTCCACTGAATAATACCCGGAGTATCCTCGCGGATAGATTATTGTTGATAATTTCCCTCAGGTAGCTGGGGTACACCAGGTCGTCATGCCAAACTTTGTCGAATGTCGTTTTGACTATGGTGAATTTAGTAGATACAGACTTGTGCCGTGTCCGTCTAAAGACGTTAAAtagctaatttttttttgctacttatctaatacatgcattcatctcttagactaggtgttccgtgcttttttaacactatcatccttatttgctatgttacattcttagttattattgatacaattcaattgcctctggcagtttggatttttcctctggttaaattgaaccatgtaggaataacctaacctaatttatactaagggtacaagtacccaatcgttgcaatagaagattgaaACGATTTTTGtccaaaattggaaattattttattggacatttgttgcaatggcTCAATGTTAGaagttctatgaagttcattggtactataccactgagacaacttcagaatcattttcgaaattttattttgaatcctctagagtgccttctttctggtattgctgcaactagtccatattggcacagcatacagcgtggctggtctaaaaatatgtttgtaaatcaaaaatttgtatcaagacaaatttttgtttttctgtttataagtggatatatacacttaatatatttgttacatttggcttgaatgccttcaatgtgacttttaaaagttaattttgatctagcagaagtcctaaatatttcgCTTCGCTAGGCCAATCAATTgtaaccccattcatagtgacaatatgcctgatagaaggtttcaaataagaagctctcggcttatgtaagaaaattataagctgagttttggaagcattcggggaaattttccatttttgcaagtaagttgagaaaatatccaaacttttttgcaatctactacaaatgatacgaaggcttcgccctttggctgaaaggcccgtgtcatctgcaaacaaagatttttgacaccttggtggtaaatcaggtaccGCCATCAGGGGTGACAATGCgtctggggtgagaatgggtcatcgctctcaccaacagtctggaggtcgtagagcaaaatcgttcaaaaggtttcttatgttttagtcttcttgcccccccgatacattcaatctattctacaagcattctaaattgttgaaacagtgacccattgtcacccccgacgacggttaGTCAGAAGCAGTCTTCCCACGAACATGTGTGATGTTCAACACAAGTACATTTTCACCAACTCGTGTTGAACACTGAACATGGATTATTGACGTACTCGAGTACAAAGGGATACCCAGTACCTACCTAAACGAACTTGTACTCAAGTACAAAACACATGTACAAACTTGCTTTCAGGTCCGAGAGTCGACCGGCAAGAAGCAGACCCCACACGACggaaaaagtttgacaaactattgattattgaagaaaaagattgatcgtgtgagtgcgaacccaaaatattgaagtaaatattgagggaaatcagaaaagtttgatattctattcaatatttcccctcatctccccccgcagtttgcccacaggagtcgatgacggttgagtgtgtgcgtgttttgtgcgttataccgctatttgattcatattagttcaagaaaaaattgagtttttcttcagctacggccatgccggctaatcagtgaaaatattgaagaaaagtttgatgaaaagTTTGACGAAAAAAGTATTGTCAATATATGCCTCGTGTAAGGTCTGCTAGAGACAaagagaatgaacaaaatgGAATTCGAAAACTGTGCACGCTGAAATGAAGATGCACAGTGGTGGGTGGATCTGGAAGGCTTTTTTTctcgaataattttctaatgttgCAAAACTTTTTCACGACGTTGGTAACCAACTGGCCCATGTCCAACATCACGTAAACAATAATTAAGTTTACAGAAGATATTGATAAATTTGACTTCGATTCACATACCGCTATATAACTTTTGTTGAGCGTGTACATTCCACAGGGAAGGAATAGAAAGCGCATAATTATAAATACTATGTATACTCATAGATCAGTGGAACAATGTCTGGACTTTGTTGTTTTCCTAATAAAACTAAATTGTGTATTGTCACGCTTTTAGAAAAGCTCCATCGGGAGAGAGCATTTCGTGTTGCACTATGGGACCgctcacaaattacataacataAAATTGGGCGAATCCAGTCCTCTTTTTTGGAGCACATTATGTATTGACAATTTAATTCTTTTGTCTGAATCGTAACCCTTGAGGCTATCCCCTTCCTCCATATATAGCGTCACGTAATTCATCCACAGCCCCCATGGATGCacagcattttttttgtcaaaaaccgGCTTCGTGTTGGAAAATACCATACATAACATATTACGCAATAGCCTCCACAGACTACCAGCTCTTTGACTTAATGATATCAAAGATCACACacttcattttattttaaaatgatatCAAATGACTATACTCGTAATCTGTACAGACTACCCGAGAAACACAAGTCAGGCAATTTTGGTTGCCT
Encoded proteins:
- the LOC134205208 gene encoding uncharacterized protein LOC134205208; the protein is MSVDTIIEKIKARLAAVDPNGPRKVVGVFQLNIKTDSDVKQYILDLKQLKVDTGVSPSPDATLTVGLEDMLAISAKTLSSSDAVKDGKIEITGDLELAAKLSGGLG